One genomic segment of Ctenopharyngodon idella isolate HZGC_01 chromosome 7, HZGC01, whole genome shotgun sequence includes these proteins:
- the LOC127515913 gene encoding butyrophilin subfamily 1 member A1-like isoform X7 — protein MLSIFIALLVNLFIETSVSFSVVVPRDQTVAHVGSTVTVPCWITPPENAEALEIRWYRHDQFSNPVLFYQHGKIQDVQEESYRNRTSLTLWSDQSGGLKDGDVSLRLEKLTVQDEGVFHCYVSGESTYGSEEIVLKVTAVGSAPVLFPQPLDDGRVNFSCRSSGWYPEPNIMWMSDERTVLRPGGASRSRGADEMFSVHSWTVVSHSDAQLVSCSVSLKTGELKEGRLNIQAIISSDSSDPSDPWKALFFTLLICALLGLVGLILYKNRHKLTGKKPADENCECGGMENRKVVGDVNIEDLRKHADQISIDREHLHPGLTVSKDCKIVRDGPDYKHTGERFPYELCAFGAQRFTSGRHYWEVSLARENIAPKNYWLIGVAKDGNFCSKDKSLTPSDSFWFLCSDGPNGFYINSETHITLPLTPRPEQLGVLLDYDDGQLSFYNVKERKHLLTMRTRFTGSVAPLFNPGVGDLSPLKILDCPKPVESPVESSQPLLGNSSDA, from the exons ATGTTGTCGATTTTTATAGCTTTACTTGTGAATCTCTTCATAGAGACTTCTG TCTCGTTCAGTGTTGTGGTTCCTCGTGATCAGACAGTGGCTCATGTCGGGTCCACAGTCACTGTGCCCTGCTGGATCACTCCTCCTGAGAACGCTGAAGCTCTGGAGATCCGCTGGTACCGTCATGACCAGTTCAGCAACCCTGTTCTCTTCTATCAGCATGGGAAGATCCAGGACGTCCAGGAAGAATCGTACAGGAATCGAACCTCACTGACTCTGTGGTCCGATCAGTCTGGTGGACTGAAGGATGGAGACGTCTCTCTACGGCTGGAGAAACTCACAGTTCAGGATGAAGGTGTATTTCACTGTTATGTGAGTGGAGAAAGTACATATGGCAGTGAAGAGATAGTTCTCAAAGTGACTG CTGTAGGATCTGCTCCTGTCCTGTTTCCACAGCCTCTGGATGATGGACGTGTGAACTTCAGCTGTAGGTCCAGCGGCTGGTATCCAGAGCCGAACATCATGTGGATGTCAGATGAGAGAACGGTTCTCCGTCCTGGAGGAGCATCTCGCAGTCGTGGAGCAGATGAGATGTTCTCAGTCCACAGCTGGACGGTCGTCTCTCACTCGGACGCTCAACTGGTCTCATGTTCAGTGTCTCTCAAGACTGGAGAGTTAAAAGAAGGAAGATTGAACATACAAGCCATCATCTCTTCAG ATTCATCAGATCCATCAGATCCATGGAAGGCTCTTTTCTTCACCCTTCTCATTTGTGCTCTTCTGGGTTTGGTTGGGCTGATCCTGTacaaaaacagacacaaacTAACAG GAAAGAAACCAGCAGATGAAA ATTGTGAGTGCGGAGGTATGGAAAACAGAAAAG TTGTGGGAGACGTAAACATAGAAGACCTGAGGAAACATGCAg ATCAGATCAGTATTGACCGTGAGCATTTACATCCAGGTCTGACGGTTTCTAAGGACTGTAAAATAGTGAGAGATGGTCCAGACTATAAACACACTGGAGAAAGATTTCCATATGAATTATGTGCGTTTGGAGCTCAAAGATTTACATCTGGACGTCACTATTGGGAGGTTTCATTGGCACGAGAAAATATAGCTCCTAAAAACTACTGGTTAATTGGTGTGGCGAAAGATGGAAATTTTTGTTCAAAAGACAAATCTTTAACTCCATCAGACAGTTTCTGGTTTCTGTGTTCAGACGGTCCTAATGGCTTTTACATCAACTCTGAAACACATATTACTCTCCCGCTGACGCCGAGACCTGAACAACTGGGAGTTCTGTTAGATTATGATGACGGTCAGCTGTCATTTTACAATGTCAAAGAGAGGAAACATCTCCTGACCATGAGAACCAGATTCACTGGATCAGTCGCTCCTCTGTTTAATCCAGGTGTAGGTGATCTGAGTCCGCTTAAAATTCTAGATTGTCCAAAACCTGTAGAATCACCTGTAGAGTCCAGTCAACCTTTACTGGGTAACAGCTCAGACGCCTGA
- the LOC127515913 gene encoding butyrophilin subfamily 2 member A1-like isoform X5, whose product MLSIFIALLVNLFIETSVSFSVVVPRDQTVAHVGSTVTVPCWITPPENAEALEIRWYRHDQFSNPVLFYQHGKIQDVQEESYRNRTSLTLWSDQSGGLKDGDVSLRLEKLTVQDEGVFHCYVSGESTYGSEEIVLKVTAVGSAPVLFPQPLDDGRVNFSCRSSGWYPEPNIMWMSDERTVLRPGGASRSRGADEMFSVHSWTVVSHSDAQLVSCSVSLKTGELKEGRLNIQAIISSDSSDPSDPWKALFFTLLICALLGLVGLILYKNRHKLTGKKPADENCECGGMENRKGYIKVQMSESTGENASVVGDVNIEDLRKHADQISIDREHLHPGLTVSKDCKIVRDGPDYKHTGERFPYELCAFGAQRFTSGRHYWEVSLARENIAPKNYWLIGVAKDGNFCSKDKSLTPSDSFWFLCSDGPNGFYINSETHITLPLTPRPEQLGVLLDYDDGQLSFYNVKERKHLLTMRTRFTGSVAPLFNPGVGDLSPLKILDCPKPVESPVESSQPLLGNSSDA is encoded by the exons ATGTTGTCGATTTTTATAGCTTTACTTGTGAATCTCTTCATAGAGACTTCTG TCTCGTTCAGTGTTGTGGTTCCTCGTGATCAGACAGTGGCTCATGTCGGGTCCACAGTCACTGTGCCCTGCTGGATCACTCCTCCTGAGAACGCTGAAGCTCTGGAGATCCGCTGGTACCGTCATGACCAGTTCAGCAACCCTGTTCTCTTCTATCAGCATGGGAAGATCCAGGACGTCCAGGAAGAATCGTACAGGAATCGAACCTCACTGACTCTGTGGTCCGATCAGTCTGGTGGACTGAAGGATGGAGACGTCTCTCTACGGCTGGAGAAACTCACAGTTCAGGATGAAGGTGTATTTCACTGTTATGTGAGTGGAGAAAGTACATATGGCAGTGAAGAGATAGTTCTCAAAGTGACTG CTGTAGGATCTGCTCCTGTCCTGTTTCCACAGCCTCTGGATGATGGACGTGTGAACTTCAGCTGTAGGTCCAGCGGCTGGTATCCAGAGCCGAACATCATGTGGATGTCAGATGAGAGAACGGTTCTCCGTCCTGGAGGAGCATCTCGCAGTCGTGGAGCAGATGAGATGTTCTCAGTCCACAGCTGGACGGTCGTCTCTCACTCGGACGCTCAACTGGTCTCATGTTCAGTGTCTCTCAAGACTGGAGAGTTAAAAGAAGGAAGATTGAACATACAAGCCATCATCTCTTCAG ATTCATCAGATCCATCAGATCCATGGAAGGCTCTTTTCTTCACCCTTCTCATTTGTGCTCTTCTGGGTTTGGTTGGGCTGATCCTGTacaaaaacagacacaaacTAACAG GAAAGAAACCAGCAGATGAAA ATTGTGAGTGCGGAGGTATGGAAAACAGAAAAG GATACATTAAGGTCCAGATGTCTGAGAGCACCGGTGAAAATGCTTCTG TTGTGGGAGACGTAAACATAGAAGACCTGAGGAAACATGCAg ATCAGATCAGTATTGACCGTGAGCATTTACATCCAGGTCTGACGGTTTCTAAGGACTGTAAAATAGTGAGAGATGGTCCAGACTATAAACACACTGGAGAAAGATTTCCATATGAATTATGTGCGTTTGGAGCTCAAAGATTTACATCTGGACGTCACTATTGGGAGGTTTCATTGGCACGAGAAAATATAGCTCCTAAAAACTACTGGTTAATTGGTGTGGCGAAAGATGGAAATTTTTGTTCAAAAGACAAATCTTTAACTCCATCAGACAGTTTCTGGTTTCTGTGTTCAGACGGTCCTAATGGCTTTTACATCAACTCTGAAACACATATTACTCTCCCGCTGACGCCGAGACCTGAACAACTGGGAGTTCTGTTAGATTATGATGACGGTCAGCTGTCATTTTACAATGTCAAAGAGAGGAAACATCTCCTGACCATGAGAACCAGATTCACTGGATCAGTCGCTCCTCTGTTTAATCCAGGTGTAGGTGATCTGAGTCCGCTTAAAATTCTAGATTGTCCAAAACCTGTAGAATCACCTGTAGAGTCCAGTCAACCTTTACTGGGTAACAGCTCAGACGCCTGA
- the LOC127515913 gene encoding butyrophilin subfamily 2 member A1-like isoform X3, translating into MLSIFIALLVNLFIETSVSFSVVVPRDQTVAHVGSTVTVPCWITPPENAEALEIRWYRHDQFSNPVLFYQHGKIQDVQEESYRNRTSLTLWSDQSGGLKDGDVSLRLEKLTVQDEGVFHCYVSGESTYGSEEIVLKVTAVGSAPVLFPQPLDDGRVNFSCRSSGWYPEPNVTWMSDERTVLRPGGGSRRRGADEMFSVHSWTVVSRSDAQLVSCSVSLKTGELKEGRLNIQAIISSDSSDPSDPWKALFITLLSFGLLGLVGLILYKNRHKLTGKKPADENCECGGMENRKGYIKVQMSESTGENASVVGDVNIEDLRKHADQISIDREHLHPGLTVSKDCKIVRDGPDYKHTGERFPYELCAFGAQRFTSGRHYWEVSLARENIAPKNYWLIGVAKDGNFCSKDKSLTPSDSFWFLCSDGPNGFYINSETHITLPLTPRPEQLGVLLDYDDGQLSFYNVKERKHLLTMRTRFTGSVAPLFNPGVGDLSPLKILDCPKPVESPVESSQPLLGNSSDA; encoded by the exons ATGTTGTCGATTTTTATAGCTTTACTTGTGAATCTCTTCATAGAGACTTCTG TCTCGTTCAGTGTTGTGGTTCCTCGTGATCAGACAGTGGCTCATGTCGGGTCCACAGTCACTGTGCCCTGCTGGATCACTCCTCCTGAGAACGCTGAAGCTCTGGAGATCCGCTGGTACCGTCATGACCAGTTCAGCAACCCTGTTCTCTTCTATCAGCATGGGAAGATCCAGGACGTCCAGGAAGAATCGTACAGGAATCGAACCTCACTGACTCTGTGGTCCGATCAGTCTGGTGGACTGAAGGATGGAGACGTCTCTCTACGGCTGGAGAAACTCACAGTTCAGGATGAAGGTGTATTTCACTGTTATGTGAGTGGAGAAAGTACATATGGCAGTGAAGAGATAGTTCTCAAAGTGACTG CTGTAGGATCTGCTCCTGTCCTGTTTCCACAGCCTCTGGATGATGGACGTGTGAACTTCAGCTGTAG GTCCAGCGGCTGGTATCCAGAGCCGAACGTCACATGGATGTCAGATGAGAGAACGGTTCTCCGTCCTGGAGGAGGGTCTCGCAGACGTGGAGCAGATGAGATGTTCTCAGTCCACAGCTGGACGGTCGTCTCTCGCTCGGACGCTCAACTGGTCTCATGTTCAGTGTCTCTCAAGACTGGAGAGTTAAAAGAAGGAAGATTGAATATACAAGCCATCATCTCTTCAG ATTCATCAGATCCATCAGATCCATGGAAGGCTCTTTTCATCACCCTTCTCAGTTTTGGACTTCTGGGTTTGGTTGGGCTGATCCTGTacaaaaacagacacaaacTAACAG GAAAGAAACCAGCAGATGAAA ATTGTGAGTGCGGAGGTATGGAAAACAGAAAAG GATACATTAAGGTCCAGATGTCTGAGAGCACCGGTGAAAATGCTTCTG TTGTGGGAGACGTAAACATAGAAGACCTGAGGAAACATGCAg ATCAGATCAGTATTGACCGTGAGCATTTACATCCAGGTCTGACGGTTTCTAAGGACTGTAAAATAGTGAGAGATGGTCCAGACTATAAACACACTGGAGAAAGATTTCCATATGAATTATGTGCGTTTGGAGCTCAAAGATTTACATCTGGACGTCACTATTGGGAGGTTTCATTGGCACGAGAAAATATAGCTCCTAAAAACTACTGGTTAATTGGTGTGGCGAAAGATGGAAATTTTTGTTCAAAAGACAAATCTTTAACTCCATCAGACAGTTTCTGGTTTCTGTGTTCAGACGGTCCTAATGGCTTTTACATCAACTCTGAAACACATATTACTCTCCCGCTGACGCCGAGACCTGAACAACTGGGAGTTCTGTTAGATTATGATGACGGTCAGCTGTCATTTTACAATGTCAAAGAGAGGAAACATCTCCTGACCATGAGAACCAGATTCACTGGATCAGTCGCTCCTCTGTTTAATCCAGGTGTAGGTGATCTGAGTCCGCTTAAAATTCTAGATTGTCCAAAACCTGTAGAATCACCTGTAGAGTCCAGTCAACCTTTACTGGGTAACAGCTCAGACGCCTGA
- the LOC127515913 gene encoding butyrophilin subfamily 1 member A1-like isoform X9: protein MLSIFIALLVNLFIETSVSFSVVVPRDQTVAHVGSTVTVPCWITPPENAEALEIRWYRHDQFSNPVLFYQHGKIQDVQEESYRNRTSLTLWSDQSGGLKDGDVSLRLEKLTVQDEGVFHCYVSGESTYGSEEIVLKVTAVGSAPVLFPQPLDDGRVNFSCRSSGWYPEPNIMWMSDERTVLRPGGASRSRGADEMFSVHSWTVVSHSDAQLVSCSVSLKTGELKEGRLNIQAIISSDSSDPSDPWKALFFTLLICALLGLVGLILYKNRHKLTAARHTNTEELKKDTVVGDVNIEELRKHADQISIDREHLHPDLTVSKDCKTVRDGPDYNHTGEGFPYELCAFGAQRFTSGRHYWEVSLAQENTAPKNYWLIGVVKHGSFRSKDKSALTPSNGIWFLCSDGPNGFYTNSDPPVKLPLTPRPEQLGVLLDYDDGQLSFYNVKERKHLLTMSTRFTGSVVPLFNPGVGDLSPLKILDCPKPVESPVESSQPLLGNSSDA, encoded by the exons ATGTTGTCGATTTTTATAGCTTTACTTGTGAATCTCTTCATAGAGACTTCTG TCTCGTTCAGTGTTGTGGTTCCTCGTGATCAGACAGTGGCTCATGTCGGGTCCACAGTCACTGTGCCCTGCTGGATCACTCCTCCTGAGAACGCTGAAGCTCTGGAGATCCGCTGGTACCGTCATGACCAGTTCAGCAACCCTGTTCTCTTCTATCAGCATGGGAAGATCCAGGACGTCCAGGAAGAATCGTACAGGAATCGAACCTCACTGACTCTGTGGTCCGATCAGTCTGGTGGACTGAAGGATGGAGACGTCTCTCTACGGCTGGAGAAACTCACAGTTCAGGATGAAGGTGTATTTCACTGTTATGTGAGTGGAGAAAGTACATATGGCAGTGAAGAGATAGTTCTCAAAGTGACTG CTGTAGGATCTGCTCCTGTCCTGTTTCCACAGCCTCTGGATGATGGACGTGTGAACTTCAGCTGTAGGTCCAGCGGCTGGTATCCAGAGCCGAACATCATGTGGATGTCAGATGAGAGAACGGTTCTCCGTCCTGGAGGAGCATCTCGCAGTCGTGGAGCAGATGAGATGTTCTCAGTCCACAGCTGGACGGTCGTCTCTCACTCGGACGCTCAACTGGTCTCATGTTCAGTGTCTCTCAAGACTGGAGAGTTAAAAGAAGGAAGATTGAACATACAAGCCATCATCTCTTCAG ATTCATCAGATCCATCAGATCCATGGAAGGCTCTTTTCTTCACCCTTCTCATTTGTGCTCTTCTGGGTTTGGTTGGGCTGATCCTGTacaaaaacagacacaaacTAACAG CAGCGAGACACACAAATACAGAAGAACTGAAGAAAGATACAG ttgtGGGAGACGTAAATATAGAAGAACTGAGGAAACATGCAG ATCAGATCTCTATTGACCGTGAGCATTTACATCCAGATCTGACGGTTTCTAAGGACTGTAAAACAGTGAGAGATGGTCCAGATTATAATCACACTGGAGAGGGATTTCCGTATGAATTATGTGCATTTGGAGCTCAAAGATTTACATCTGGACGTCACTATTGGGAGGTTTCATTGGCTCAAGAAAATACAGCTCCTAAAAACTACTGGTTAATTGGTGTGGTGAAACATGGAAGTTTTCGTTCAAAAGACAAATCTGCTTTAACTCCATCAAACGGTATCTGGTTTCTGTGTTCAGACGGTCCTAATGGCTTTTACACAAACTCTGATCCACCAGTTAAACTCCCGCTGACACCGAGACCTGAACAACTGGGAGTTCTGTTAGATTATGATGACGGTCAGCTGTCATTTTACAATGTCAAAGAGAGGAAACATCTCCTGACCATGAGCACCAGATTCACTGGATCAGTCGTTCCTCTGTTTAATCCAG GTGTAGGTGATCTGAGTCCGCTTAAAATTCTAGATTGTCCAAAACCTGTAGAATCACCTGTAGAGTCCAGTCAACCTTTACTGGGTAACAGCTCAGACGCCTGA
- the LOC127515913 gene encoding butyrophilin subfamily 1 member A1-like isoform X11, translating into MLSIFIALLVNLFIETSVSFSVVVPRDQTVAHVGSTVTVPCWITPPENAEALEIRWYRHDQFSNPVLFYQHGKIQDVQEESYRNRTSLTLWSDQSGGLKDGDVSLRLEKLTVQDEGVFHCYVSGESTYGSEEIVLKVTAVGSAPVLFPQPLDDGRVNFSCRSSGWYPEPNIMWMSDERTVLRPGGASRSRGADEMFSVHSWTVVSHSDAQLVSCSVSLKTGELKEGRLNIQAIISSDSSDPSDPWKALFFTLLICALLGLVGLILYKNRHKLTAARHTNTEELKKDTVVGDVNIEDLRKHADQISIDREHLHPGLTVSKDCKIVRDGPDYKHTGERFPYELCAFGAQRFTSGRHYWEVSLARENIAPKNYWLIGVAKDGNFCSKDKSLTPSDSFWFLCSDGPNGFYINSETHITLPLTPRPEQLGVLLDYDDGQLSFYNVKERKHLLTMRTRFTGSVAPLFNPGVGDLSPLKILDCPKPVESPVESSQPLLGNSSDA; encoded by the exons ATGTTGTCGATTTTTATAGCTTTACTTGTGAATCTCTTCATAGAGACTTCTG TCTCGTTCAGTGTTGTGGTTCCTCGTGATCAGACAGTGGCTCATGTCGGGTCCACAGTCACTGTGCCCTGCTGGATCACTCCTCCTGAGAACGCTGAAGCTCTGGAGATCCGCTGGTACCGTCATGACCAGTTCAGCAACCCTGTTCTCTTCTATCAGCATGGGAAGATCCAGGACGTCCAGGAAGAATCGTACAGGAATCGAACCTCACTGACTCTGTGGTCCGATCAGTCTGGTGGACTGAAGGATGGAGACGTCTCTCTACGGCTGGAGAAACTCACAGTTCAGGATGAAGGTGTATTTCACTGTTATGTGAGTGGAGAAAGTACATATGGCAGTGAAGAGATAGTTCTCAAAGTGACTG CTGTAGGATCTGCTCCTGTCCTGTTTCCACAGCCTCTGGATGATGGACGTGTGAACTTCAGCTGTAGGTCCAGCGGCTGGTATCCAGAGCCGAACATCATGTGGATGTCAGATGAGAGAACGGTTCTCCGTCCTGGAGGAGCATCTCGCAGTCGTGGAGCAGATGAGATGTTCTCAGTCCACAGCTGGACGGTCGTCTCTCACTCGGACGCTCAACTGGTCTCATGTTCAGTGTCTCTCAAGACTGGAGAGTTAAAAGAAGGAAGATTGAACATACAAGCCATCATCTCTTCAG ATTCATCAGATCCATCAGATCCATGGAAGGCTCTTTTCTTCACCCTTCTCATTTGTGCTCTTCTGGGTTTGGTTGGGCTGATCCTGTacaaaaacagacacaaacTAACAG CAGCGAGACACACAAATACAGAAGAACTGAAGAAAGATACAG TTGTGGGAGACGTAAACATAGAAGACCTGAGGAAACATGCAg ATCAGATCAGTATTGACCGTGAGCATTTACATCCAGGTCTGACGGTTTCTAAGGACTGTAAAATAGTGAGAGATGGTCCAGACTATAAACACACTGGAGAAAGATTTCCATATGAATTATGTGCGTTTGGAGCTCAAAGATTTACATCTGGACGTCACTATTGGGAGGTTTCATTGGCACGAGAAAATATAGCTCCTAAAAACTACTGGTTAATTGGTGTGGCGAAAGATGGAAATTTTTGTTCAAAAGACAAATCTTTAACTCCATCAGACAGTTTCTGGTTTCTGTGTTCAGACGGTCCTAATGGCTTTTACATCAACTCTGAAACACATATTACTCTCCCGCTGACGCCGAGACCTGAACAACTGGGAGTTCTGTTAGATTATGATGACGGTCAGCTGTCATTTTACAATGTCAAAGAGAGGAAACATCTCCTGACCATGAGAACCAGATTCACTGGATCAGTCGCTCCTCTGTTTAATCCAGGTGTAGGTGATCTGAGTCCGCTTAAAATTCTAGATTGTCCAAAACCTGTAGAATCACCTGTAGAGTCCAGTCAACCTTTACTGGGTAACAGCTCAGACGCCTGA
- the LOC127515913 gene encoding butyrophilin subfamily 1 member A1-like isoform X8, which translates to MLSIFIALLVNLFIETSVSFSVVVPRDQTVAHVGSTVTVPCWITPPENAEALEIRWYRHDQFSNPVLFYQHGKIQDVQEESYRNRTSLTLWSDQSGGLKDGDVSLRLEKLTVQDEGVFHCYVSGESTYGSEEIVLKVTAVGSAPVLFPQPLDDGRVNFSCRSSGWYPEPNIMWMSDERTVLRPGGASRSRGADEMFSVHSWTVVSHSDAQLVSCSVSLKTGELKEGRLNIQAIISSDSSDPSDPWKALFFTLLICALLGLVGLILYKNRHKLTAARHTNTEELKKDTVVGDVNIEELRKHADQISIDREHLHPDLTVSKDCKTVRDGPDYNHTGEGFPYELCAFGAQRFTSGRHYWEVSLAQENTAPKNYWLIGVVKHGSFRSKDKSALTPSNGIWFLCSDGPNGFYTNSDPPVKLPLTPRPEQLGVLLDYDDGQLSFYNVKERKHLLTMSTRFTGSVVPLFNPGVGEETPLKILDCPKPVESPVESSQPLLDNSSDA; encoded by the exons ATGTTGTCGATTTTTATAGCTTTACTTGTGAATCTCTTCATAGAGACTTCTG TCTCGTTCAGTGTTGTGGTTCCTCGTGATCAGACAGTGGCTCATGTCGGGTCCACAGTCACTGTGCCCTGCTGGATCACTCCTCCTGAGAACGCTGAAGCTCTGGAGATCCGCTGGTACCGTCATGACCAGTTCAGCAACCCTGTTCTCTTCTATCAGCATGGGAAGATCCAGGACGTCCAGGAAGAATCGTACAGGAATCGAACCTCACTGACTCTGTGGTCCGATCAGTCTGGTGGACTGAAGGATGGAGACGTCTCTCTACGGCTGGAGAAACTCACAGTTCAGGATGAAGGTGTATTTCACTGTTATGTGAGTGGAGAAAGTACATATGGCAGTGAAGAGATAGTTCTCAAAGTGACTG CTGTAGGATCTGCTCCTGTCCTGTTTCCACAGCCTCTGGATGATGGACGTGTGAACTTCAGCTGTAGGTCCAGCGGCTGGTATCCAGAGCCGAACATCATGTGGATGTCAGATGAGAGAACGGTTCTCCGTCCTGGAGGAGCATCTCGCAGTCGTGGAGCAGATGAGATGTTCTCAGTCCACAGCTGGACGGTCGTCTCTCACTCGGACGCTCAACTGGTCTCATGTTCAGTGTCTCTCAAGACTGGAGAGTTAAAAGAAGGAAGATTGAACATACAAGCCATCATCTCTTCAG ATTCATCAGATCCATCAGATCCATGGAAGGCTCTTTTCTTCACCCTTCTCATTTGTGCTCTTCTGGGTTTGGTTGGGCTGATCCTGTacaaaaacagacacaaacTAACAG CAGCGAGACACACAAATACAGAAGAACTGAAGAAAGATACAG ttgtGGGAGACGTAAATATAGAAGAACTGAGGAAACATGCAG ATCAGATCTCTATTGACCGTGAGCATTTACATCCAGATCTGACGGTTTCTAAGGACTGTAAAACAGTGAGAGATGGTCCAGATTATAATCACACTGGAGAGGGATTTCCGTATGAATTATGTGCATTTGGAGCTCAAAGATTTACATCTGGACGTCACTATTGGGAGGTTTCATTGGCTCAAGAAAATACAGCTCCTAAAAACTACTGGTTAATTGGTGTGGTGAAACATGGAAGTTTTCGTTCAAAAGACAAATCTGCTTTAACTCCATCAAACGGTATCTGGTTTCTGTGTTCAGACGGTCCTAATGGCTTTTACACAAACTCTGATCCACCAGTTAAACTCCCGCTGACACCGAGACCTGAACAACTGGGAGTTCTGTTAGATTATGATGACGGTCAGCTGTCATTTTACAATGTCAAAGAGAGGAAACATCTCCTGACCATGAGCACCAGATTCACTGGATCAGTCGTTCCTCTGTTTAATCCAGGTGTAGGTGAAGAGACTCCGCTTAAAATTCTAGATTGTCCAAAACCTGTAGAATCACCTGTAGAGTCCAGTCAACCTTTACTGGATAACAGCTCAGACGCCTGA
- the LOC127515913 gene encoding butyrophilin subfamily 1 member A1-like isoform X4, with protein MLSIFIALLVNLFIETSVSFSVVVPRDQTVAHVGSTVTVPCWITPPENAEALEIRWYRHDQFSNPVLFYQHGKIQDVQEESYRNRTSLTLWSDQSGGLKDGDVSLRLEKLTVQDEGVFHCYVSGESTYGSEEIVLKVTAVGSAPVLFPQPLDDGRVNFSCRSSGWYPEPNIMWMSDERTVLRPGGASRSRGADEMFSVHSWTVVSHSDAQLVSCSVSLKTGELKEGRLNIQAIISSDSSDPSDPWKALFITLLSFGLLGLVGLILYKNRHKLTGKKPADENCECGGMENRKGYIKVQMSESTGENASVVGDVNIEDLRKHADQISIDREHLHPGLTVSKDCKIVRDGPDYKHTGERFPYELCAFGAQRFTSGRHYWEVSLARENIAPKNYWLIGVAKDGNFCSKDKSLTPSDSFWFLCSDGPNGFYINSETHITLPLTPRPEQLGVLLDYDDGQLSFYNVKERKHLLTMRTRFTGSVAPLFNPGVGDLSPLKILDCPKPVESPVESSQPLLGNSSDA; from the exons ATGTTGTCGATTTTTATAGCTTTACTTGTGAATCTCTTCATAGAGACTTCTG TCTCGTTCAGTGTTGTGGTTCCTCGTGATCAGACAGTGGCTCATGTCGGGTCCACAGTCACTGTGCCCTGCTGGATCACTCCTCCTGAGAACGCTGAAGCTCTGGAGATCCGCTGGTACCGTCATGACCAGTTCAGCAACCCTGTTCTCTTCTATCAGCATGGGAAGATCCAGGACGTCCAGGAAGAATCGTACAGGAATCGAACCTCACTGACTCTGTGGTCCGATCAGTCTGGTGGACTGAAGGATGGAGACGTCTCTCTACGGCTGGAGAAACTCACAGTTCAGGATGAAGGTGTATTTCACTGTTATGTGAGTGGAGAAAGTACATATGGCAGTGAAGAGATAGTTCTCAAAGTGACTG CTGTAGGATCTGCTCCTGTCCTGTTTCCACAGCCTCTGGATGATGGACGTGTGAACTTCAGCTGTAGGTCCAGCGGCTGGTATCCAGAGCCGAACATCATGTGGATGTCAGATGAGAGAACGGTTCTCCGTCCTGGAGGAGCATCTCGCAGTCGTGGAGCAGATGAGATGTTCTCAGTCCACAGCTGGACGGTCGTCTCTCACTCGGACGCTCAACTGGTCTCATGTTCAGTGTCTCTCAAGACTGGAGAGTTAAAAGAAGGAAGATTGAACATACAAGCCATCATCTCTTCAG ATTCATCAGATCCATCAGATCCATGGAAGGCTCTTTTCATCACCCTTCTCAGTTTTGGACTTCTGGGTTTGGTTGGGCTGATCCTGTacaaaaacagacacaaacTAACAG GAAAGAAACCAGCAGATGAAA ATTGTGAGTGCGGAGGTATGGAAAACAGAAAAG GATACATTAAGGTCCAGATGTCTGAGAGCACCGGTGAAAATGCTTCTG TTGTGGGAGACGTAAACATAGAAGACCTGAGGAAACATGCAg ATCAGATCAGTATTGACCGTGAGCATTTACATCCAGGTCTGACGGTTTCTAAGGACTGTAAAATAGTGAGAGATGGTCCAGACTATAAACACACTGGAGAAAGATTTCCATATGAATTATGTGCGTTTGGAGCTCAAAGATTTACATCTGGACGTCACTATTGGGAGGTTTCATTGGCACGAGAAAATATAGCTCCTAAAAACTACTGGTTAATTGGTGTGGCGAAAGATGGAAATTTTTGTTCAAAAGACAAATCTTTAACTCCATCAGACAGTTTCTGGTTTCTGTGTTCAGACGGTCCTAATGGCTTTTACATCAACTCTGAAACACATATTACTCTCCCGCTGACGCCGAGACCTGAACAACTGGGAGTTCTGTTAGATTATGATGACGGTCAGCTGTCATTTTACAATGTCAAAGAGAGGAAACATCTCCTGACCATGAGAACCAGATTCACTGGATCAGTCGCTCCTCTGTTTAATCCAGGTGTAGGTGATCTGAGTCCGCTTAAAATTCTAGATTGTCCAAAACCTGTAGAATCACCTGTAGAGTCCAGTCAACCTTTACTGGGTAACAGCTCAGACGCCTGA